The following nucleotide sequence is from Paenibacillus odorifer.
CGCCATACAGGCTTCGATGAATTGACGTCCGAATTGACGGCAGGCTTCTTTTTCTACAGCATTAGGGCCATACTCAATCTTTAGGCTATCTTGCAAAATGACTGCTCCACGCGCCTTTAACTTCTCCTCGATAACATCCACTGCCCCACAATAAATGGCGTAGCCTGTATCCCCACTACCAAAAACTGCTGACTTCATGGCAGTCAAATCAAGTTCATCCATCTCCTCATAGAAATCAAGAGATTCATCGGGCAACTCTCCGTCACCCCAAGTATATGCCCCTAGCAGAACGCCTTCATATGATTTTATCTCAATCGCATTACATTCAGTGACCGACTTCAAAACAGCCTCACCGCCTGCTTGGCGTATTCCTTCTACAATCAATTCAGCCATTTCTTCAGTGTTGCCAGTTAAACTAGCATATGCCACAAGCACTTTAGCCATAAACTCCTGTTCCTCCCCTACTAACACCTTAAATTTAAATCATATACGCTTCACCTCATTCTATTTGATAATGATTATCATTGTCAATAAATAAAGTTAAAAAAACGCAAACTCCCCGTTATTACACACGGTTGAAGTTTGCGCACCGTCTCATTTTTCTTAAAAAGAAGCTTAATAAGCACCTTCCAGCAAGGTTATGTGATTCCCATCAGGATCACGAAAATTCATTTCTTTACCGCCATATTCCATCGTAACAGGTGGCTGACAATCCAGTCCCTTAGCTTTCAACTGCTCGTATGTCTCATCAAGATTATCACAGCCGAATACTAAATTAACAAAACCTGTCGTAAGATTTTCCCACTTTGCAGCATCCCAAATAATAATTCCCGGCTGTTTCTTGTCAAAACCAAGCTTTGCCCCGTCGAAATTACCGTAGCCTTCGAAAGGCATAGGAATTCCTAGTACCTCCGTATAAAATTTAGCTGACACCGCAGTATCTTTAGTGTAAATGTTAGTCCCTTCAAAAGACGAAATCATAACTTGTCCCCTCTCATTTTCATAATATGTCTCATTTCTTACATGGGTTTAGTCTAACAAGGTTAACACGCTTTGTATTGCAAAATTACGACATTCTTCGGCCTGCATAGACCAAGGCTTCAAGTGGGGTTCTTCCTGCATATTTTTTGAAATTATTGATAAAATGGGACTGGTGACTGTAACCATACGCGAAAATAAGATCCTGCATATTCTTTGTCTGCCCAGGTAAATGACACATCTCCCGCCATACATTCTGAAACCGCACGAGATCTGCTGTTTTTTTGGGCGATACACCTATATATTCTTGAAAAAGCCGTTCAAGTTGTCGTCTGCTTAAATTAGAACTGGTCTCCAAATCCTCTGCGGTCACAATCCCTTTTTGTTTAACCATAGTATAGACTGCGTTCATCATCCGATTGTTAGTCCGCCCTCTACGCTCAAGACGACGAAGCAGATAGGCTTCAGCGGCTGCAATCCTTTCGTCCATCGAGTTTACTTTCTCCAATAGATGACCAAGCTCTTTTTTAAAAGTGCCAAAATAATGTTCTACATCGACATGTGCATTCAAGACATTCCGCAGATGATCATCTGCAAAAAAATGAACCGCCCAGAAATGAAACCGGATACCAAAGGTTGAACTCCCCCCTGGCTTTCCGTCTGAAGAGACTTCAAATGGAGTGTCATTGATACCGGAGAAAAAAGTGTTTGTATTGCCTGATTCTCTATCCAAATCCCAAATAATATCCATACAGGTATCCGGAATTATTGTCTCCGTCTCAGGTTGTTGTATAGACTCCACATCTACAGAACCCCAAAAACAGCGAATAAACGGCTGCAAGGCATGGCTGGGCAGAAACTCACTAGTGTGGTTGGGTTTTGCAGTTATAGGGAAATACAGCGGTGAGAGATTGAACATAGCTTTAGTTCTCCGATCGTAAATAGGGTAAGAACTCTACTATCTGATCATACACAATCAAGTCTTGCAGCACCAGTTGAATAGCCGCATAAGCATGGGAATATTATACACCTCATTAGCATTGGACAAAATAATTGGTGAAGCTGGCTGAGGCGTAATTTGTTTGTAGCAATCAGGTGAAATGTTGTACAATAAAGGCTAAATGAATTTTTTTGAAGGATGGATTAAATCATGTATATAGCGAGCGATTGGAAAGACTATGAAGTAATTGATACAGGCGGTGGAGAGAAGCTCGAACGCTGGGGCGATATTATCTTGCGTCGTCCTGATCCACAGATTATTTGGCCTCTAAATAATGAGACCGCTAAATGGCGTGATGTGCACGGACATTATCACCGTTCCTCCGCTGGTGGCGGACAATGGGAAATGAAAAAAACCATTCCGGACGATTGGAAGATTAGCTATGGTAAATTAAAATTCCACTTACGTCCTACAAACTTCAAGCATACAGGACTATTCCCGGAACAAGCAGCCAACTGGAGCTGGATGATGGACAAGATTGCAGCGGCTAACCGTCCAATCTCAGTGCTGAATCTTTTTGCTTACACAGGTGGAGCTACTGTGGCAGCGGCGAGTGCCGGTGCGTCTGTCGTTCACGTAGATGCAGCCAAAGGTATGGTGCAGTGGGCGAAAGAAAACGTTCAGCTGTCTGGTCTTGGAGAACGTCCAGTCCGCTTTATCACGGATGATGTATTCAAGTTCGTACAACGTGAACAACGCCGCGGAAGTAAATATGATGCGATTATTATGGACCCTCCTTCTTACGGAAGAGGACCTGGTGGAGAAATGTGGAAGCTTGAATCAAGCTTGTATCCTTTCCTTGAGAGCTGTATGGAGATTATGAGCGACAACCCTTTGTTCATGCTCATTAATTCCTACACCACAGGAATTTCTCCAACTGTACTGCGCAACATGTTGTCCATGACCATGGGCA
It contains:
- a CDS encoding flavodoxin, producing the protein MAKVLVAYASLTGNTEEMAELIVEGIRQAGGEAVLKSVTECNAIEIKSYEGVLLGAYTWGDGELPDESLDFYEEMDELDLTAMKSAVFGSGDTGYAIYCGAVDVIEEKLKARGAVILQDSLKIEYGPNAVEKEACRQFGRQFIEACMAVT
- a CDS encoding VOC family protein codes for the protein MISSFEGTNIYTKDTAVSAKFYTEVLGIPMPFEGYGNFDGAKLGFDKKQPGIIIWDAAKWENLTTGFVNLVFGCDNLDETYEQLKAKGLDCQPPVTMEYGGKEMNFRDPDGNHITLLEGAY
- a CDS encoding AraC family transcriptional regulator, which gives rise to MFNLSPLYFPITAKPNHTSEFLPSHALQPFIRCFWGSVDVESIQQPETETIIPDTCMDIIWDLDRESGNTNTFFSGINDTPFEVSSDGKPGGSSTFGIRFHFWAVHFFADDHLRNVLNAHVDVEHYFGTFKKELGHLLEKVNSMDERIAAAEAYLLRRLERRGRTNNRMMNAVYTMVKQKGIVTAEDLETSSNLSRRQLERLFQEYIGVSPKKTADLVRFQNVWREMCHLPGQTKNMQDLIFAYGYSHQSHFINNFKKYAGRTPLEALVYAGRRMS
- a CDS encoding class I SAM-dependent methyltransferase; translation: MYIASDWKDYEVIDTGGGEKLERWGDIILRRPDPQIIWPLNNETAKWRDVHGHYHRSSAGGGQWEMKKTIPDDWKISYGKLKFHLRPTNFKHTGLFPEQAANWSWMMDKIAAANRPISVLNLFAYTGGATVAAASAGASVVHVDAAKGMVQWAKENVQLSGLGERPVRFITDDVFKFVQREQRRGSKYDAIIMDPPSYGRGPGGEMWKLESSLYPFLESCMEIMSDNPLFMLINSYTTGISPTVLRNMLSMTMGKRYGGKLTSGEIGLPITSSGMNLPCGILGRWEA